One window of Nicotiana tomentosiformis chromosome 11, ASM39032v3, whole genome shotgun sequence genomic DNA carries:
- the LOC104085682 gene encoding probable polyamine transporter At3g13620 — protein sequence MKNNPTPPKPQPPPPQKKSMKLALIPLIFIIFFEVSGGYYGAEAAIGAAGPLLAILGFLIFPFIWSVPEALVTAELATTFPGNGGFVIWADKAFGPFWGSLMGSWKLLSAVCNLASYPVLCLDYIKLVFPILSSGFPRYIAIFLITMFLSFLNYLGLSIVGYTAVVLGVLSLCPFWLITLFSIPKIDPSRWLSLGQKGVKKDWNLFFNTLFWNLNFWDNASTLAGEVEQPQKTFPKALFSAGIVTCFSYVLPLLGTTGAVPLEQGKWTDGYFANLAAMIAGNWLKYWMELGIVLSVIGLYEAQLSSCAYQILGMAEMGLLPRVFGVRSEWFNTPWIGICVPTLVALVVSYLTFADIVSSVNFLYSLGMLLEFASFLWLRRKMPNAKRPYQVPLSIPGLLVMCFVPSCFLVYVMVVAHRTVYIVSAFLTVFAIAWYFFMEFCKTRMWFGFESAQDKVDDEDL from the coding sequence ATGAAGAACAACCCAACACCCCCAAAACCCCAACCCCCACCCCCACAAAAAAAATCCATGAAATTAGCTCTAATCCCACTTATATTCATAATCTTTTTTGAGGTTTCTGGTGGGTATTATGGTGCAGAAGCAGCAATTGGTGCAGCTGGTCCTTTACTAGCAATTCTTGGATTTTTAATCTTCCCATTTATTTGGAGTGTACCTGAAGCTCTTGTTACAGCTGAACTTGCCACTACTTTCCCAGGTAATGGTGGATTTGTCATTTGGGCTGATAAAGCCTTTGGCCCATTTTGGGGTTCTTTAATGGGCTCTTGGAAATTACTTAGTGCTGTTTGTAACTTAGCTTCTTATCCAGTTCTTTGCTTAGATTATATTAAGTTGGTTTTTCCTATTCTTTCTTCTGGTTTTCCTAGGTATATTGCTATTTTCTTGATCACTATGTTCTTGTCATTCTTGAATTATTTAGGTTTGTCTATAGTTGGTTACACTGCTGTTGTACTAGGTGTACTTTCCCTTTGTCCATTTTGGTTAATTACCTTATTTTCAATTCCCAAGATTGATCCTAGTAGATGGTTAAGTTTAGGCCAAAAGGGTGTTAAAAAAGATTGGAACTTGTTCTTTAATACCCTTTTTTGGAACTTGAATTTTTGGGATAATGCTAGTACTTTAGCTGGTGAAGTTGAACAACCTCAAAAGACATTTCCTAAAGCCCTTTTTTCAGCTGGAATTGTTACATGTTTTAGTTATGTGTTACCCCTTTTGGGCACTACTGGAGCTGTGCCATTGGAACAAGGTAAATGGACTGATGGTTATTTTGCCAATTTGGCTGCTATGATTGCTGGGAATTGGTTGAAATATTGGATGGAACTTGGAATTGTGTTGTCAGTTATTGGTTTATATGAGGCTCAATTGAGTAGTTGTGCTTACCAAATTCTTGGAATGGCTGAAATGGGGTTGTTGCCTCGAGTTTTCGGTGTAAGATCGGAATGGTTTAACACACCTTGGATTGGAATTTGTGTACCAACATTAGTAGCATTGGTTGTGTCATACTTGACATTTGCAGACATTGTATCATCTGTTAATTTCTTGTATAGTCTTGGGATGTTGCTCGAATTCGCGTCGTTTTTGTGGTTGAGAAGGAAAATGCCTAATGCTAAGAGACCATATCAAGTGCCATTGTCAATACCAGGACTATTGGTTATGTGTTTTGTTCCTTCTTGTTTTCTGGTTTATGTTATGGTTGTTGCTCATAGGACTGTGTATATAGTCAGTGCATTTCTCACTGTTTTTGCCATTGCTTGGTACTTTTTCATGGAGTTTTGTAAAACCAGAATGTGGTTTGGTTTTGAAAGTGCTCAAGACAAGGTTGATGATGAGGATTTGTAA